The window TAAGGTCTTATTATTACCACCATCGTTTGTGTCATTTTCGCGACAGTTATTTTTGTGCTCTTCGGTGAGGGTGCTTTCGTTTGGCCGCCAGCTGTCCCCCTTTCTACTCACTCGGTCTCTCTGTTCGTTCTTCCTCGGCATATCCCCCACATAGGCAGCGGAACCGTGCGAAAGGCTtcccttattttttcccctcttgtCCAAGTTTCCAAAATGTTCCCCTCCATCGGAAGTATCACCTAAACGACTGTACACACTCACTCCATTAATGTCACCCGGAGAGGGTGCACTTTTCTgtgttcttttatttttctcttcactcGTGTGTAAATGAAAATTGCTAAAATGGTGATCATCGCTAGAGAGGTAGTCCAACGCACTGCCCATATCGTCTTCCCCAAATTTCACAGAAAGATTGTTCTTAGACGTACTTTTCAACAACTGGTCTGTGAAGAGCTCTAAATTGGAAGACACGTATATTTTATTGACCACCGGTTTCCCAACTGTTAACGTGCCCGTcttatcaaaaatgaaatgattaCATTCGAGGAATATTTCGAagatgtttatattttttaatataattccAATGCTGCTACATATGTACGAGCTTATGGCAATGGACAGAGGACTCGCTAACCCAACGGCACAGGGACACGCCACACATAAAATTGATAAGGAGAAATGtatggagaaaaatacaCACGATAAAAATCTGTTTAgcttaaaataattatccttccttatatttacataatcAAAATAGGTTAGGAAAaaccaaatgaaaaatacgaCAATGCATAACCCTATAATGAATGGGATGAATATACTGGCTATTTTATCTGCATATAATTgtaaattcgtttttttgcaGTTCACTTCGtctaatgtttttttaatatattcaatATAGTTCCCCTTCGAAATGTCAtcaataaaaagaattatgaTCCCCTGTACACATTTAGACCCtgcatatattttgtctCCTTTAAATTTGGTAATGggttttttctccccacttATCATACTTTCGTCTACATAGGAGATGTCATCATTCATTTTGATCCCATCAATTAGTAACGTCGCCCCTTCGTAAAACACCAAAATGTCGTGCTTTTGAATAAATTGGACTGGGTAACTATTTATCGTAAAATCGTTTATATTAATCTTTTTGtcttcacaaaatattttgtttatatctATTCCTTTGCGTTCATTTGGAAAGAGGGTCGGTCTGTTGTTGGGGGCATCATCTCCTGCTCCTCCATGCCTTCCTTCCTCTACCTTAAACTCTCTGCTAGAAAACTGAGagctatttttgcaaaagtcaGACAGAGCACTACTTCCAACAGGAGACATATCTCCATTTCTACTGGGGGACACATTTACATTCTCACTCGAGTTGCTATGACTAAGGGGGGCCCCATtgtctttcccattttgcgaacTGGTAATTGTACAATTACTTAGCTGCTTCTTTAACTGGGGATCTTCCGTTTTGTCATTCCTTTTCTCCAGTATGTACACATGCTTGGTGCTTCTCTCGTATAAATCttctattttctttttcgtaaAACTGACTAAAAAGTTTTCAATTTCGAACCCCAGTTTCATTATACATATTAGCAAAGCGGACGAGTCGAAGTAGAGTGGAATTCCATCCAAgtcaacagaaaaaaacaaacagaaGAGCAAAAGGAGCAGAGAGTAAAAGTAAGAAAACGAGGAACTGATTGATATTAAAACGTTCATGTTAATTATTccattctttaaatttttgtatccatttaaaacaaaatgaaatccgaaataaatgtaaacaATGGAgcttagcaaaaaaataaagaataaccTGAGCGATAAGTttccaaatattttactGTCCAGGTATATGCTTAACCACGTATTGGTCATACAACTGGGTAAATTGttctcataaaaaagggactcCTTTTTCAATAATTCTTCCTCCTTGGTACTCCCTTTTGGTTCCCCCTCCGGGTTCTTCCCTTTCGCCATTTTACAAccttgttcttcttcctctcctttagGGTTCACCTCTTGGGAAGATCCCCTTTTCACTTCTTTTCCCGAATTCACAGTCTTCCCCTTCGCGCTTGCACCTCTGCTGAAGCGGGCGTGAAAGTGTGCCAGGGAGTCTCCCCTGGGCTGAGGGTACTTCCTGAGCACGACTCCTTCAGCGGACGCTGCTACCTCGTTAGACGTTCCCGCACGTTTCTCCCcctttactccttttttctgcttgTCCTCCCGTCGAAAGTCAAACAAAAAATCCACCTCACCAATCTCGGTCATACTCCCCTTCTTAATATCCTTACCATTTGAAGAAGCCTTCTTAAAAAAGTTAGAGTTCGGAACAATCTTCTTCGAACTGTGCACCTTCTTCCCCACGGCATCCTCCGCTCCTTCATCACCATTCACACTATTTTCCTCATACGTTTTTGATTGTAGTTTGTCAGACGGGAATAATCTATCCTGCCCGCGTTCTTTCGTTTGTTTCGCCTTTGTGTTTGTCTCTCCAGATTTTTCAGCTATAGCGTGGAGTCCTTCTTCATGTTCCGCTTCTGAGGATTCTTCCTCCAAATGGTCCACCTCCTTACCAACTTCCTTACCCTGAGCCATCCTGGCATCTATGGCTTCCGGGTACAAGATGGACGAGTCGTCTTCCTCCTTGCCTTCCTTCTCATCAGAGTCAGCTTCATCAGAGTCGGCTTCATCAGAGTCAGCTTCATCCGAGTCAACTTCATTCGAGTGAGCTTCATCCGGGCTgcgtttcttcttcccatcACTTGGTGCAACCTCTTGGAACTCCCCCCTTATCGAATTGCCCCCCAAATCTGAAGTGAAAACCCGTGGAGATGCATTTCCATCCGTCGTGGTCATCCCCTGTCCCTCTTCCCCATGTGGAAAATACCGTTCGGTGAAAAAAAGACCGAAAAAAGAATTGTTCTCCCCTCCATTCGACTGAAAAGACGATTcatgtgcaaattttttccccaaaaaatCACCTTTCGCATTTctgaaatgcaaaaaattaaacatattCACGTAATTCTTGTAAGTGCCATAGGAATAAAAGCCATTCATTGAACCCATATTCATTTGGTAATTATTAAGGACTATAATGaaaatgctcaaaaaaaagcaacacaaAAGTTCAATTAATTTACGAGAATTATTCATTTCGTTATTTCTTGTGcttctaaaaaatttttctttatcttcaTCATAGTAAGCatcgatatttttcttcttttttaaactttcCAAAATGAACCTAATCCCGACCACATCTGGGTTATACAAAATGTAGACATACTCATGCCTCACATCatattctacatttttaattcccttcatatttttcaacaaGCCATAGGCCTTTATCACGTCCTCCCTGAATACATACAGAGTAATGTCAAAGAGGATCCCCTTATTATGGTTATCTTCATCCTTGTACAAGTCTATCAGGTCATTATTAAATCCGCtttcctttatttcattcattattttgttcacaaaattttttacactaTTGTTGTCGCTACCTTGGTAGTTACAACCGCTACTCGACTGATAGGAATCCCCCTCAGACACGTTCAATTTTAACTTCACTTTACTATCTGTTGCGAAACTATTCCCATCTACgattaaatttttgtcttttaaaaaactgataattttattgccaCAGTTGTCACACGTCATGTTGTAAATTCTCAATTcgcaaatgtatatattttcttttttccctctgtAGGTTTCATAATCTTGGAAGATATTTCCTCTCCggcttcttccactttggaGTGAATCTCCCTTACGTAACTGTGCCTCCTTGTCCTCGGATGTCTCACCCCGCTTACATCCGTCCTTCCTGACGCATTGACGGTTCGACTGGAGGTTCGATTGCTCGATCCCCTGCTTTTTAACATGctgcttcctccttttggttTGGTTAACTGACTGGAGGGCGCCGAAGTTTTCGCTATGGGGGGGGTCTTCATCCCTTCCGTGCTCGTCTTTCACTTCGGCCTTGTTGGCCGCGCGTTCCTCTTCGCGCGCATTTGTGCCTCCTCTTCTGTTATAGGTATCGTTCAAGGTGTTATCCCTAACGTTAGTGCGGCGTTCACCAGGACACTCGTCGGTCTGCATCTCATGCGCATCACCCGCATCACCCGCATCACCACCCACTCCGTCACCTACCCCGTCATCCACGCCCTTCCTATAAATTTCTTGATACCCCTCTTCGCAGTAACTCCCCTCATACCCACTGCCAAAATGTCcacttatttttccattccccTGGTTTTTATCATTGTCGCCACCGTCCACGTCCTCACCAACGCCATGTGCATTTGCTAAAGTCACATATCCATCCCCATCTAGCAGCCCTCTCGAGTTAACCCCTTcatccatattttttccccaaatgatatttttagCATAACTATTGTGATGCTTACCTTTTGTGTGCTTTCCCTTCGGATAAAAGGTAAACATGTTTACATCTTCGACATTTTCACGGTGAACGAATTCGTTCACTACGCTGtccttttctattttatctTCCTCTTGGAATTCTCCATCCATATCTTTGCTGCTGTTTATAATTGCTACTAATCTGTTCGCATCAATTATACTATCATTGAACAATATGGACGCAGAGTTCTCATCGAAAGTCACCTCTTCCACCCCATCTAACTCTTCTATCTTCAAAAAAGTTATCTTGCTTTTCACACTACTGTTTATGTTACTAAGACGCAAAGAGCTTTTTGCCATTGTGCGAAGAGTATGCTCATGGGGTGTACATAAAAGGGCGGCACACTCGACATGCACATGCGCAGGTGTGGCACACACaataaaaagggacaaaaaaaaaaaaggaagctaaGGAGTGTGATAAACTGTGTTAGGCATATAATCAAATTAGTAATGTGAGTTTAATTCAGGGGggcattttgaaaatgttatCATGGGCTTCTTAAGTAACTTACTATGACCCTTCTtatggtactttttttacgtcCCCCTTTATGCCCTCTGTTATGCCCCCGTTTGTGtcacttttttcccccttctcaaGCATATAAAGAGTCACAGTTCGACATGCTCATACAAATTGACATATTCACAATTCGTGCGACCAAATACGTGCATACAAGGGCCGCCAAGCCCCCTCGACAAAACTGTTGTGTAAGTAGTAAACTGTGCACCTCCTCCCCGTGTTCGTTAAAAAgagcacataaaaaaaaagaaagggggaaaaaggaattacACACCCAAACGTGTTTTAACTGCAAAATAATCGTCTTTTAAAAAGGCATGAAAATGTCAACACGTCGAAATGTGGCACGTGTGAACATTCCAAGGGGTTCCTGCATCAGGACAATTTATACGCAAAGAACAGGTCTAATTATTACTCAATCCGGGGCGTGAAAAATGGccgtataaaataaaattgaaatggAAAGCAAAAGTGCTTACAATTGTGTACGTAAGTATAACCTTACTAAGTTTGCTCCAATTTGTGTCGCATTCGCCAAGCGTACTTTGTTGCTATTGCTCCAACGGCCGGCCACCACACTGCTCAAATAGTGGTGAGAGAGCCTAGGGCCGTACGCAAAGGGGTACATGTTTTATGCGTACATCCGcgtgtatgcatgtacaatCGCGCTAGGgcatattttcacaaatgCGTATTCACGATCGTACATTtcatgtgcatacatatagatggcaaaataaattttgcgGTGATGGGGCTGAtgcaaaattaacaaaaacgAAGAGCTCCGAATACAAAGGTGAGCGAAAAATAACCTCGCACCGTAGATTCAAGAATGAATAACACACATTCaaaagaaagcgaaaaaacgTGGCCACCAAGGTGCTAAAAAATCGGGAATGCACTCTTTTCGAGGTGCATAAAAGCGCCAGCTCCCCacgcatatttaaaaattatgcgCATCCACAACGTTATTCGGCAATTTTTTctggcacattttttaccttttatttgtttttccttttttttttgctagcACGCTTTACCGCTTCGCAATAGAAttgcaaaatttgaaaaacaccTTTTTAGTTGGGCACTAATTGGTATGTGCCTCACTGCTGAGCTAACTAGAATTGACGTTTtgtttaggaaaaaaattcctataAAGCgtcatatgtatgtgtgtatgtgcatgtacatgtacgtatacatatgcgcaaACACTTTTATCACTCTACAAGGGTGACTTATAACAATGTGGGGCGCTTTTCCACGTTTCGTTtctcaaaggggaaaacttCAGTTGGACGAAAAAGGCACTTTACGCAGTTTGTGCAAATTCAACCACGATAACTTCTgtggcgcaaaaaaaatcgagGCAGCCTGGTTGACCTCAGTTAAAAAGGGGTCGTAACGAATAAAGGCACgcctcaaaaaaaatagccacgCGGGGAGGAACTACTTTGCAACGGGGCGCATCCACATGTGTTTGTGTGCGTTGGAGGTGGCGCACATGTTGGGACGCATACACATACGTAGCAGCGCAGATGCATAGGTTCGCACGGCGCTGCAGCGAACCCCACTAGAACGTGTTCCAATTCTCCTTGTGGATGTTCTGGTTGTCGACATCTATATATTTCGTGTTCAGGTAATTGCTCTGCTTCTTCAACTTGTAAATAAACTTATTGTTGTACGTGTGAAACGAATCTATGCTCTTCTGCACAGTACTTAAGTACTCGTCCAGGTATTTATCATCAATAGGGTTTTCATAATTTAtctctaatttttttctaaacaaatgatttttatatattaaacaaACGCAAGGCACATAGGTGACATCGCAATTGTAAGAACACTGTGGACAGACATTAACAtccaggaaaaaaaattgtaactttttattcttttcgataatacttttaaatttctcaAATAAAAGTACACTAATGTTATTTTCATAGCTACCAAAATATAGGACCTGTAAATCGGTGGATGTAATGATATTTGTGCAttcattttcctcctccatttttcctAAATTGCTTCTCACTGCGTCCTTTCTTTCTTCGATGGAGGGTTTAAATCCGTCCGATAATTGTTCTCCATCATGCTCCCACATTTCTCCATGATTAAACTTGTTTTGAATTTTGGAGTAATCCTTaaagtattcattttttacaaccaaATTGTGATATTCATCGTAGCTGTTTATTACCTTCAAATTATTGTAATATGTATTATCCAATTTATACACATTGTAAATGTACTTATTGTCAACAGCTGTGACGTTGTTGGTCTTCGCTGTGCTGTACCTCTTTCCTAACAATGCGGCTGCGAATTTGCCACTGGTACGGAGCAGTTGTTCCCGTCTGCATAAACTTACTACTTTGATCATTTTAATCATTTCTACTTCGGTCCTGTGGCATAGTAGGTGGGGGAGGGAACGGGGTCGCActgggcgaaaaaaagggaaagcagcACTGGCAGAAGTGGCAGGCGTGGCAAAAAAGCCGTAGCAAGCAGCAACCGTAGCAACCAGCAGCCGTAGCGGAGAGGGGGAGACGCAGGGACCCTTTCACGTTTACATGCCGAACATGCCGTGAGTCAAAGCTTCCCTCTTCCGTCCACGCTGTCGTGCATATTAGCCTTTATTTTCCAGGGGGCTTTGCATACGGAAAATGTGCCCACAGGGGTGATATGCCCAAATGTGCGAAAGAGAGCAAATGAGAAAGTGGGCAAATGCGAAAGTGAGCAAATGCGAAGGCGCTCAAATGCGAAGGCGCTCAAATGCGAAGGCGCTCAAATGAGAAGGCTCTCAAATGAGAAGGCTCTCAAATGCGAAGGCTCTCAAATGCGAAGGCGCTCGAAtccgaaaatgtgaaaactTTGCGAAACGTGGGGCCCACTTACGCAAACATGTACGCAACacagaaacgaaaaaaaaacctcccTAAAATACCATTTTGTTACTCTTTTCTATTCGGGGCTAAACGGGAGTTGTGCCAACAGAAAAGGATTGAGgaaactggaaaaaaaaaaattgacgcaAAAACGCGTTCCAAACCATTCAGAACAACATAAACAGTATTGCACATGCATAGCATATGAAAAGGATTATGGAGTTTATACTGAACGTTTACAAATGTACAACTTAGTCCTATGCGCCCTTATGCCCCGTGTGCCCATACACTCTCTGTGCACATAATGgtatagcaatttttttttttttgagcctTTTCCACCCCAGTTTTGCTCTACACGCCGTGTAAAATTGCACGTCCTATtcccttccattttgtagaAAGAAGATTTAAGTGAACCCGCTTTAACCTCGTTTCTCCACTAGCATAAAGTCCCCCTATTTTATTGCACAAACTGGGGCATTCGCATGTTTACCTGTGCCCTTAGCCTATACACCTCGGTGAGTTGTTCCTATTCTTCCCAAATGACGTTTTTtcaagggaaaaattaacaaaagggGCTGGGTCTTTATTGGttccttaaaaatgaattcacCTTTTCTTGATAAGATTATATGAACATTAATTTGGGTATATATCTTTTcattgtttttaaaaatgaaaaaaaggcaattaTCATGAAGAGGTTACAAACGTGGGTTATTAAACAATTTGATACGAAAGGAAATTGTAAAGGAGTGCGCTAGTTGGCTGGACATACCAAGGTAGTGTAAACAGTGACATGTGCGAACGTGTCGGTCAACCCGTTATGGTGACCTTTCAATCCACTCGCGCACAAGCACATGttcacatataaatatacttaGTACGAATACTCCATTTCTTTTACCAAGTCAAATACTGGAGTTTGCAAGTATGTGGTGGctagtcaaaaaaaaaaaaaaaaattaaatacaattttgtacttgccaaaaaaaaaaagaaacaaaacaaacgtgcgtgttttcattttaaaagctTAATGTGCTCAGATAGTTGATGCTCTCCACAACTTGAGCATCCAACTTGTCCTTGATGGGCagcaaaaatttaacaacGGCGTGAAGGGTGGTCTGTCCTACCAGTTCGTTTATCTGCAAGTCGGTGGGGGTGAGGCGTTAAGCGGAGTTATGCGCAGTTGTACGGAACACATTTCGGTGATGGGTAGATGCACAAAACGCACAACGTCGTTTTCAACACGTAAGTAATGCACTCAATGTTACACTCGCTCGGAGGAAAAACCTCCTTCCATCCGTACCTGATAGTTCTGTCGACACAGCTCCCGCAGCGTCATCAAAAAGTTGGAGGACAAATCGATGTTGTAGTAATCCGCCGTGGACAGCTTCTCCAGCATGTTGTCCGGAATCAGGCTGGATGAAAAGATTATAAAGGCCTCTTCGAAcatcttcctcttcatgAACAGGATGCTCAGGATTAGGTACGACTTGTTTTCAATTGATTCGAGCTTGACGTTTGAGGGCCACATGTTCTGCAGGTGTGGGGGAGAGGatgttataaatatgtatggaGGGAACAACGATGCTACAGTGCTCATCGTACGCACACACGATTCGCTAATTCACCACCACTCGCTACCGCAATCGCTATCGCGATAGCTATCGCTGTTGCTGTTTTCCCTACCTTGGCCAAGTGGTAAAAGCGGAAGGCGCACTTGCGGATGTAGACGTACTCCCGCTCGTTGTTGTGGTAGTAGTATATCAGCTCGTCGTTGTAAATCCTAATCAAGGAGTTTATGGCGCTCTGTTCATCCTTCAGAATGTAGTAGCAGATGAAAGAAATGATGTAGTTCTTCCTCTGGTTAGCAAAGTACGCGAGGATGGCATAAAACTGAGAAATcttgtacaaaatggagcaaTGCACACTAATGATGGAGTTATCCAAGGATATCCTATTCAACGTGTTAATATTCTTACTTTGCACATACTTAAAATTTCTGCATTTGTAATGATACTCTTcgtcattttcatttttatgtttacataatttaCTATTATGAAAGAGTTTCTTCTTGTACAAAACGTAGTACATTAAGAAGTAGCATTTTATGtcctttctcattttcactttattcttaaataaaaataaaaagtcaTGTAATTTTCCATAAAGTATATTTCCGTCGTTATTTATGTGCCCAATTACACTCTCGTGCAATAGTATATCTTGATTTTCCTGCACAATGCTCTTCAACAGTTTGATACTTAAGCTGGTCTTCAAATTAAGCAGATAcgttatttttaacaaaatatttatgttattatttcGAAGTACAAAATAGTCAAAGGGGATGTCAATACTATTCAAGCTCAGGTTGATTAAATTCATTCTGTCTGCTACAGAGGTGGCCACAATTTCCGTGGCTTCCACCGCTGCGGCCGCTACTGCTGCGGCTGCAGATGATACTTCGTCATTAATACCATTCATGGAATGATCCAAAAATGAGtcgctttcattttttaacttcaaaaattgtaacgtctttaattttatattattcaacTGCTCATTCTCGAAgatgttatttttgtgcaaaaatatggTCAGCACTAGGAGGATCCTCTGCACATTGTTCGATATACACGATAAAAACGCAACGGTGGTGTAAATATTTCCAACTAACAGAAGGTAGTAAAATAGCTTAATGTACAGcacgaaattattttttaaaacttttgaTATGTTGCCCTTAACCTTTTCTGCTATCTTCCCATCCACcacaataaaattatttatgacTTCATCCACCTTGAGTTTCGAACAGATGGCAAAATATTCTTTGTTTTCGTTAACAACACAGTGCGATATgcaaatgaataatttttcaattttgctgTTTATTTGCTCCCTTCTATATTTTGTGTCATTTAAGAATGCATTATTATCGTTATCgtaattgtaaaaagttaAGTTAGTATCCATGatgtcaaaattttcttgAAATTTACTTCCATACAAGTCAAAGTTTTTCGAAAGAAACAAAGTCAACTCGATCCATATACTCGTCTCGATGTTGCAGTATTCAAAATTATAACCATACCTGTTGGTGATTCCCAAAGATTCGATGTAACTTATGTGTTCCGAATCTCTGTTCATTCTATCCTCCAtctcttcatttatttcgaTGTTTCCAAATTCATCCTCTTGGGACTTCTTCGGCTTCTGAAGCATATTTGTAAACATGTCAAAAAAGAAGGTTTtatttgtgccttttttccctttccttgcTCTTCCGTTGTTGCTATTCTCATCGCTGCTGAAGTAGCCCCTCATCGAGTGGTTGTTCTTGTTACTACTCGCATCGCCCCTGATGCGACTGCTACGTCTGCTATTTCTCCGTTCATCATCGATTAGGTCATCGTTAGGGTGTCGTCTCCCTCCGTTGTGGTGGTTACTAGGATGCCTACTACCTCGACCACCGTTCCTCGGGTGACCCACGTACCGCTCACCATAGTAGTCGTCGTACTGATCACCATAAGGGAGATCGCTATAATCACCGTAGTAGTCGTCACTGTATTGACTTTTGGATCTTTGCTCTGGCCGCCCTCCCCTCATGGGATCCTTCCCTGGAGCTGCTCCCTCCTCCC of the Plasmodium cynomolgi strain B DNA, chromosome 7, whole genome shotgun sequence genome contains:
- a CDS encoding E1-E2 ATPase/hydrolase (putative) — protein: MAKSSLRLSNINSSVKSKITFLKIEELDGVEEVTFDENSASILFNDSIIDANRLVAIINSSKDMDGEFQEEDKIEKDSVVNEFVHRENVEDVNMFTFYPKGKHTKGKHHNSYAKNIIWGKNMDEGVNSRGLLDGDGYVTLANAHGVGEDVDGGDNDKNQGNGKISGHFGSGYEGSYCEEGYQEIYRKGVDDGVGDGVGGDAGDAGDAHEMQTDECPGERRTNVRDNTLNDTYNRRGGTNAREEERAANKAEVKDEHGRDEDPPHSENFGALQSVNQTKRRKQHVKKQGIEQSNLQSNRQCVRKDGCKRGETSEDKEAQLRKGDSLQSGRSRRGNIFQDYETYRGKKENIYICELRIYNMTCDNCGNKIISFLKDKNLIVDGNSFATDSKVKLKLNVSEGDSYQSSSGCNYQGSDNNSVKNFVNKIMNEIKESGFNNDLIDLYKDEDNHNKGILFDITLYVFREDVIKAYGLLKNMKGIKNVEYDVRHEYVYILYNPDVVGIRFILESLKKKKNIDAYYDEDKEKFFRSTRNNEMNNSRKLIELLCCFFLSIFIIVLNNYQMNMGSMNGFYSYGTYKNYVNMFNFLHFRNAKGDFLGKKFAHESSFQSNGGENNSFFGLFFTERYFPHGEEGQGMTTTDGNASPRVFTSDLGGNSIRGEFQEVAPSDGKKKRSPDEAHSNEVDSDEADSDEADSDEADSDEKEGKEEDDSSILYPEAIDARMAQGKEVGKEVDHLEEESSEAEHEEGLHAIAEKSGETNTKAKQTKERGQDRLFPSDKLQSKTYEENSVNGDEGAEDAVGKKVHSSKKIVPNSNFFKKASSNGKDIKKGSMTEIGEVDFLFDFRREDKQKKGVKGEKRAGTSNEVAASAEGVVLRKYPQPRGDSLAHFHARFSRGASAKGKTVNSGKEVKRGSSQEVNPKGEEEEQGCKMAKGKNPEGEPKGSTKEEELLKKESLFYENNLPSCMTNTWLSIYLDSKIFGNLSLRLFFIFLLSSIVYIYFGFHFVLNGYKNLKNGIINMNVLISISSSFSYFYSLLLLLFCLFFSVDLDGIPLYFDSSALLICIMKLGFEIENFLVSFTKKKIEDLYERSTKHVYILEKRNDKTEDPQLKKQLSNCTITSSQNGKDNGAPLSHSNSSENVNVSPSRNGDMSPVGSSALSDFCKNSSQFSSREFKVEEGRHGGAGDDAPNNRPTLFPNERKGIDINKIFCEDKKININDFTINSYPVQFIQKHDILVFYEGATLLIDGIKMNDDISYVDESMISGEKKPITKFKGDKIYAGSKCVQGIIILFIDDISKGNYIEYIKKTLDEVNCKKTNLQLYADKIASIFIPFIIGLCIVVFFIWFFLTYFDYVNIRKDNYFKLNRFLSCVFFSIHFSLSILCVACPCAVGLASPLSIAISSYICSSIGIILKNINIFEIFLECNHFIFDKTGTLTVGKPVVNKIYVSSNLELFTDQLLKSTSKNNLSVKFGEDDMGSALDYLSSDDHHFSNFHLHTSEEKNKRTQKSAPSPGDINGVSVYSRLGDTSDGGEHFGNLDKRGKNKGSLSHGSAAYVGDMPRKNEQRDRVSRKGDSWRPNESTLTEEHKNNCRENDTNDGGNNKTLNFIESIHCSGKNVTFYSFTTQRDYYKIEIKKSVMRREERNSPSNFNDTENIPCSGKKSIFNRIVSFINDKRRKNKYNQIGDHSLKEYFINNPEVSISSHDDSYTSETSSENNDTTITDTQQDEELPYGAELKKNDDDPFDSENNLSEKITNWLYLFLSLSSNLEKYSNHLYATSINTFINSNFCINETFDVQNLKNGKSQGITGVVKDLSVTIGTLYYCYTKYKNTHCRQAAESVDEKLNIKNLEAHLYSCDCNVHKTYQYLYNYSNSKKNESNNIIFMCIEGIIVGFFTLVDDIKPEVFDLIRYLKRERKKVYVCTGDNYVNALYISKILGISKKNVSSNTLPMEKVHFVKKIQSLDSGKVCMIGDGINDCFALKSADLGLSLSTRSNVVMDSADACIVDNDISVIMKLFEISRKTLMVIKFNFLFSFLINVFFILLASGSFYALNYVFSPFLFTFLMFCSSIIVILSSLSLKL
- a CDS encoding hypothetical protein (putative); the encoded protein is MIKMIKVVSLCRREQLLRTSGKFAAALLGKRYSTAKTNNVTAVDNKYIYNVYKLDNTYYNNLKVINSYDEYHNLVVKNEYFKDYSKIQNKFNHGEMWEHDGEQLSDGFKPSIEERKDAVRSNLGKMEEENECTNIITSTDLQVLYFGSYENNISVLLFEKFKSIIEKNKKLQFFFLDVNVCPQCSYNCDVTYVPCVCLIYKNHLFRKKLEINYENPIDDKYLDEYLSTVQKSIDSFHTYNNKFIYKLKKQSNYLNTKYIDVDNQNIHKENWNTF
- a CDS encoding hypothetical protein (putative), whose amino-acid sequence is MNSKNHFFKSQISKYQESDVVSSRDRRRGKKRGTNTTNVNALDVDSIYKQVLKDILNSLLNMNLSITKENIKRREKEDYYENGDNNNNNGNSNGNINGKDNFNSGSNYTYENLLLNYLFGTLQHLHDKFYKIEISNYVAKDLNQIDEYFVDAKSNAIFSYCYDNFYKNEMDKENCTIHFFFYLVNIMFRCGNYLGLIQIIKGDEFVKNLSIDNYLYDFVILLIRILFLIYNKSNEISIFENMKVDFDCTDIFKKKINMSVLINFFHSIIYLCVNNIYAYDLLCVLFSDIFYKKGAMYTNRDKKMEMKNIFHYTEGRSPSCENNHDEDGDDDVDDDDYHHDSRIGPNRSDYNREGGHYKGRRGYDGEEGAAPGKDPMRGGRPEQRSKSQYSDDYYGDYSDLPYGDQYDDYYGERYVGHPRNGGRGSRHPSNHHNGGRRHPNDDLIDDERRNSRRSSRIRGDASSNKNNHSMRGYFSSDENSNNGRARKGKKGTNKTFFFDMFTNMLQKPKKSQEDEFGNIEINEEMEDRMNRDSEHISYIESLGITNRYGYNFEYCNIETSIWIELTLFLSKNFDLYGSKFQENFDIMDTNLTFYNYDNDNNAFLNDTKYRREQINSKIEKLFICISHCVVNENKEYFAICSKLKVDEVINNFIVVDGKIAEKVKGNISKVLKNNFVLYIKLFYYLLLVGNIYTTVAFLSCISNNVQRILLVLTIFLHKNNIFENEQLNNIKLKTLQFLKLKNESDSFLDHSMNGINDEVSSAAAAVAAAAVEATEIVATSVADRMNLINLSLNSIDIPFDYFVLRNNNINILLKITYLLNLKTSLSIKLLKSIVQENQDILLHESVIGHINNDGNILYGKLHDFLFLFKNKVKMRKDIKCYFLMYYVLYKKKLFHNSKLCKHKNENDEEYHYKCRNFKYVQSKNINTLNRISLDNSIISVHCSILYKISQFYAILAYFANQRKNYIISFICYYILKDEQSAINSLIRIYNDELIYYYHNNEREYVYIRKCAFRFYHLAKNMWPSNVKLESIENKSYLILSILFMKRKMFEEAFIIFSSSLIPDNMLEKLSTADYYNIDLSSNFLMTLRELCRQNYQINELVGQTTLHAVVKFLLPIKDKLDAQVVESINYLSTLSF